Below is a genomic region from Lineus longissimus chromosome 4, tnLinLong1.2, whole genome shotgun sequence.
CTTATCGCAAGTGAATGGAAATAATCACTATTTGTGACAATGAAAATTGCAAAGATACAAAATGTATCTCTTAATCTGAATATGGAAGAAATTTTGTCACCcttaaaaaaatgtaaaaactttctttctgaaattttcacttGTGCGCGCAAAGATTAAAAGGGCTAAAATTGATAGTTATAGTATTGTAAAACGGTTAGTATCATCTTGTAGATCGGAATGAAGAATGACCAGCCCCTCGGGTTTGCCATCGTAGAGTTTACGACATCAGAAGATGCCGAGATGATGCAGGCCCGTCTGCATGGACGCCCCGTCAGAGAGAACAGAACCATGTCCGCTACATTCTGTGTGCCGGGCATGTCCGGGCCAGAACTTTACAACAAGGCATTGAATGCCGTGGTAGGTGTCTGTTTCTAATGCAGTGTTAAATGATAACCTGTACCCGCTCCTCCTGCTCGGGGGTTACCGCTGATTTTGTGTTCAATCAGTGTCAGGTTATGAGCGTACAATTGTTATCTACCTTTCGACTCTCTGTCAATCAGAAAAACGAAACAGGGGTGAGCCTTTTTGAGTTGAACCCATAACTTTCCCCTAGGCAGCGATGCTCGGGGTTATCCAAGATTGGATGAGCCCGGCGCTCTCCACAATGCCTCTTATCTCTTACTATTTGTTAATATTCCTTTCTCTAGGGCACTGGTCGGTCAGCTGGTAGCGACGTTAAGGCGCTGGGACTCATTCCGACACCAAACATGCCGCCCCCGTTTGCGAATAGAAATACAAACAACATGAATCCTGGGATACGACTGGGAATGAGGCCACCTCCACCGCCACAGGGTATTTCATGAACAGTTTCTTTGCTTCGTTATTCTGTATGTGGCAATTGAATTGCCACAGCCAAAGCTTAGAAATGCTTCCTTGCTATACCATGTATATATGCTGTAAACCATAAAACTTTATAAATTTACATATAaaaagtatacatgtacttgtagagTCACTGATTTAGCATCATTGCACTGAAAACTTCTGGTAGGCTGATATAAGTCCCCTTTCAGGATCCAAATCGAGCAATTCTTAACAAACTTTTCCTTCTTCCAGTCGCCCAAGGTTTGCGCAACCTCTTCCAACAGCTACAAGTCATGCAACAGAACATGAACCAGCTGATGCAGGGCGGTCCAAGGCCTCCCAACCCAGCACAGCCCCAGCCCTCGCCGATGGGAATGGGGTTCCTAGGTCCCGGACCCAACATGCTCCCGGCAGCCAACCCCATGATGCAGCAAGCTATCACGCTACTGGCAGCATCTCTACAGagtcaacagcagcagcagcagttgaTGATGGGGTTGAATGGCTTGCAGATGTTGATACAACAGCAAAACAATATGGTAGGTTCAGGCTGGAAATTGACAAATAGCAACAGAAATCACATAAGACTGTTCATAtcaccaaaaataaataaagacttgtttGATCTAAATCTTCGCAGCTTCTCAggcattcatgttcatgatattcTTTTTATGTCAGGGTCCCAATCGATTGCCCCCAGCACAGCAGGCCCTTCTTGGGAACCCCATCATGCTGCAGACCAATAACTTCCTCCAGGCCCTCGTGTCACAACTTCAGCGCCAACAGCAGGCGTCAACACAACCTCCGCAAGAACAACATCCACCGCCAGTCAACCGGCCAAACAACCAGGAAAACAGGCAACAGGGCCCAAACCAAGGCCCAGGAATGATGCCACCCAATCATCAGATGAGGGGACCAATACCTAGCAGCAATATGATGCAACCTCCACCCGCACCACAGGGACCACAAGGACAGAGACAAAATTCGCAGCCCCCACCGCAATTCCAGGCGCAAAATCAGAATGCATTAAACAATTTACAACAATTGTTTATGAATCTACAAAAAGGTGGTGTAGGAGGCAATAGTGGGCCGAACCAAATGCAACAACAACCGCGCCAGACTCAACTAAACCAACAAAATCAGCCGCGGCCAAATAACATTCCACAAAATCAGGGACAGGCTTTGTTACAGACTATTCTATCTAGTGTCATGAACTCTATTATGAATCTTGGTAATAAGGGCCAGAATCAGGAGGGGCCAAGAGACATGGATCACAGGAGGCATAGCCCCGAGCAGCGGGGACGAGAGAGGGAGCGCTGTCATTCGGAACGGAGTTATCACAATCGTGGTGCGCCGTTGAGTAGTATGCGCCCACGCCATGCCAGTACAAGTCGTGTGGGCGAAATCGAGGATGGGGCTATTCAAAGGCTGTACGGAAATAATGAAGGGGACCATGGAAGTCGCCAGGGGTGTCAAGACCCAGTGTCTCAACCACCCTTGCAGGGGCGAGTGGGCTATCAACATCTTGATGGTGGCCATGTGGGAGAGAGAAGGGAGCGGCCGcctgagagagagttgagacagggCGACGATGGACAATTGGCAATCACAATAAACCAAGAAGCCACAACGAGTAAAGGTCAGGGGGTAAGTGGTCAGTGTTAATTATCGCTTTGCAGGAAGTTGTTCCAAACCGAGTTCTTTCGGATGAGATTTCGATATCATTCCATCAAAAAGTTTGGATCGTGAAATTGTGCAGATTTCTGAGgtcttttcttttcaacatgtTTCTTCATTATTTCACTCCGGCAGaccatattttgtttgttttgttcatGTTCTAGCTGAATCTAAATCCTAATTCCAGGATGGTTTTTCCCAGAGTTACGTCTACACCACTGAAAAGTCTGCTGTTCCCGATGGTGATGTTGACCAGCAATTTCCCTCGACATCGAGCAGTGGTCAGCCTCCTCAAGAAGGCCAACAAGGCCACTTTGATCCAAATTATTATGTAAGTATTAGAATTATCAAAATTCAAGTACCCCTCTGCTTGTCTGAGAGCAAGCCTGTAGCTACCTTTTCGGTCTTGAAAGGGCAAAGAGCTCACAGGGGAGGGGGAATGGCACTTTTTGAAATCACCTGGAGGGCATTTGCCTTCCCCCCCTCCAGGTATCCCCCTGGAGGGTATAGGCCACCAACAAGTTTCTTCTTGAGCACATGTTAAACTTTAATGTCTGCTGTACTGTAACCTGGCCACGGTCCTTGGCCTCTAAACAGGCCAGGGGTTATCCTGGTTTCTCTAGCATTAGGCAGTTAACTTCATAATTTCAGtcaatatgttgtttttttcagcaaTCCCTGCCAGCCTGTCCACTTAACTTTCTTTGCGCCTGCTCACATCATTTCAGTACTATTTCCCTGCCAGTGGTCAATATGACCAACATCAGTACAGTGGTGAACACGAGGAAACCACTGTTGTACAGGTATGCTCAATGGCGGCAACTGTgtacaaattcagcactgcTTTGGCTACATGTGTGACTACAGATATGCTGGCTTTCGTGTCATTGGGCTGTGCTTGCACACATTTGGCCCGTCAGTCTTGTCTCGAAGATATGGATTTTTGTGTTCTATATATGTGACCAAAATCAAAGTTACAAATCAGagacaagaaaaaattaaaatttcgtGTTTTGTGACTGACATCAGAATCTAATATTGTGAAGTTTGGAAATATGCAGGCATCAGAAAACCCaagattttgagagaaaaaaattgaatcgaaaTCTTCGCAATGTGCGTGTACCTGTCACTCTTCAGCTTATTGTCTTCAAGTTGTGTATAAAACAGCTCCCTACACGTGTCCACGTCCTGCACGTCGTGTAGTTCTGACCTGATCATCTAGTTTTGAGCTTGGCCGAGTGGGGGTCTTCGTCTCAGTACAGCAGCTTCAGTCAATTAGGAAATCTCTGTTTTAGAAATCGTCTTGTATGTAGAGCGGTGTTAGATATTTGCTGATCTCTTCAAATATTCAGTTTCATGTTCTGTCATGTTCCAGGTGTACAACGACTATAACAACTATATGACTCAGCTCCAAGTGCCGCACCAAACTCCCAGTGCCTCCTCCTCGTCCCAGTCCAGCCCGACCGGCCAGGGAGGACCCCCAAGCCAGGAGTGGGTCGGTCAGCCACAACAGGTACAACAGCCTGTTGGGGCCCGGAAATCAAAAACAGTAGGTCTTGAACTATCGCTTTCAAAATCATCAACTTAAAGTCAACAGATCAATTGTTTTCGTGATTTCAGTTTATTTTCATGCAGTGATCAATCACATAACACATAGAAATCAAGAACCTATACAAGCATCTCAACCTTTATATAAGTATCTCGctgttttttcttgtcatacttTTTCATATTCGTGTACATGAAGaaagaaactgaaaacattCTGCAGGTATTTTCATCTATAAGTATCACTGAATTGTTAatgtcttttatttcattttgattctcaaagagAATAGTTTTTCGAAGAGTAAGTTTTTACATTGTCCCGGTATTGTGGGTTCAAACATTGTGTTGTTTCGATGTTCATTGCACGCACAATGGGCCGTGTGCCTGACTTCAAGAAAAATATTGTGATTCAAATTTTTAAACATAATGGCTTTAAATGGTggtattatgtacatgtaccaatgtgcaaaaaactttttttgcaatttagACCTAGGAAATGTGTTCATCAGAAAACAAAAGGACTTTGCTGACCCATCTTATTTTAGCTTCTCACCAACACTCAACGCAAGCTGCGGTGTTAGACAAGGAAATAAACGACCTACAGCATCTCACGCTTTCGTACAAGCGTCACTTAAGATGGCAGCACGGTCACTTGGTGTGTGTCTAGTGAAAAGTAAAAAAGTACTTGTACCGCTATGCGGGTCAGTGGTGCTTAAGGGTTGTCATCTTATGTACCGCTCTGCGGATCAAGGGGAGTGAAAGGGTGGATTCATTTTGGGGTAAGAGGAGAAAGTTTGTGGATATTTTGATTTTGAGGATTGTATTTTGTAACAAAAGGCACCTACTGGTAGCCccaccgcccccccccccccagcttcATTGATTTCACAATCGCAAGAAGGTATAATGATATATTCTCGATCCCTCCAAATTCTATAGCTAATATGTTATTTCTCCACAGTGACGCCACCAAGATGACTTTGAAGGGCCAGCATCGATGATCATACATGAGCAGCCCCCGCACCTAGCCTGCTGGCCGCAAAGAAGACGTTGTCAATAAATTGCTTTCTCTTAAGTATGTAAATGGCTGGGACTGATATCAACTGCATTTAGTGATGACACTGACGTGGTAATGAGGAAGTTTTGTTCATATAACAGTTATGAGTAATTTCTGATGATGGAATAAAATTTGACACTGACAGGAAACAATTTAACCAAAAAGTTTTTGTGAGAGCTATTTTGAAATGGTTTGTGTCTGGGCATATCGAGTACTGGCTACCTTCTAATTGAATTGTTGGATGatattcaaaatgaaatatgagACAATTTGTGTAAAAACGCATTGGCCTGTCCTCATTGAGTTTATTCTGATAAAACCCAAGGTAATCAGATTTTCCCGAGTGACACACTTATCATTTTAGCCATGAAATTATATTTTTCTGTGGTAATTTTGGAATCGTCCAAAATTTGTATTGAATAGGTTAATATTTCTTAAAGATGATCCTGTGATTCCAGTTGATTTCAGTCACCATTGGAGTGAATGGCAAAATACTAGTTTGTTGCCTCCTTGCTTGTAAAGATTTCTTGAATTATCCGTCAGTTGGAGAAATCTTTAAAATTTGCAACAAAACATGAATAATGCACGGAATTCCATTCTGTGTTATTGTCTTTTGATGGAGAGCAACAAGAttgtattttcatgttttgtgcCACAAAATCACAATAAGTTAATTTGTGGTGTGCTTACTTGACATTAGggtggtgtgtgtgtgtgtatgtgGAATGCCTGACGAAATATTGTATGATTTCGCTTCTTCAAAGCTAACCATATCATCTCTATCTACTATAGATCGGTGTTTGACATATCCAGAGCTAGCAAAATTATCCATTAAGTACATAGTCATTGAAAAAAGTATAAATCTTTATATGGTTTTGAACATATCTTTGATAACACTGTAGCTTTCctaaaaaaatttaaacaaaaacCTTATAGATGGATGTGGAAAGTGCTCTTCAAAGGGGTCCACGCGTTTTATGTCAACCAAGATATGGTCAGCTTCTCTTCATTTCAGTACTCTAAACATTTCTTACTAGCATTCACGTTTCATTAGACATTTCAAAGTTGCATGAAAACGCCTcaatttttcctcaaaatatcaatttatcAAAGTTATGTCCATTTGTATTGTCCTCACTCTCCGCTATCATGACAGCTTTTTGTTGAACCACTACGATCTCTCTGTTTGTAGTCTGTTTGATGTTCCTCATCTTTGTGGTGTCTTCTGCGACCAAACCCCAGCGCCCCCTTCACAAAGAGCTCATACCAATATTCTAAAATGACGTGCACTTGCTTTTGCCTACCCACTGTGTGGGTACACATTGCATATCTTCAAAAACCTATTGCATGTAATTTGTTCAGACTATCAACCTTTCATCTGTTGGTTTCGATTGCATGTTTGTTATCAGCCCTCCAACCCGTTTCATCTCGCTGATGTCAACACCCATCACTTTATAATGTTGCTTTTTAAGATTATCAAAACACCCGTCATTTTATCATTCTCTATTAAGCGTTTCCCAGACAAGCGTTTTTGGTCACTGTGACCTGTAACAGTGCCATGAGAACATGACAATCGATTGCAACTCAACCAATCAGCAGCCTCTGCCCAATAACGATTGTCATGTTGTAATGGCTACTTCACGGTCGCTGCATAAGAAACGACTTGTTTGCAAAGCGCTACACGTACTTTCCTCATTTCATAGATGTCTTATTGTGTGTTGAGTTGTCCTTGTGTTGTAAGCCTTCCCTGAAGTGTCCAAGTGCACTGCATCTAGCCTGTGTGAGTGCGAGTGTGGATGTGTTTTCAAACCTTCTTTGTGTCTTGGCTAATGAGAGTTGGATCTTATTTAAACTTTCAGGGAAGCGGACAGAACGTTGCCACATGATTGTTGGTCTGAATTTTAACcatcattcaatttttttcagcatTCCTCGTAAAAATATAAATCATCCATTATTCCACTATCCGGATTGTTTCATGAATTTCACCCATCATAAACAGTAAAGTCTTCCTTAAACCGCATCACGACAGATGTTATTAGTGTTCATGACTTTGCAGTAAGATTGTCATCCATCATGATTTTCAATCCATTTCATGCCATAATATGAGAAGGACATGTTTTATGTTGCACAAAGTAactttca
It encodes:
- the LOC135486735 gene encoding ribonucleoprotein PTB-binding 2-like isoform X3, with the translated sequence MSDFDVIIKTEPGMKPGDFDMGVPGPQTPPMTPPRLTEAEEMARKRAEFARKEFYKNRKILIEDVPPVTYEEVKEFMGGYKIANINISRKTRNAYVILKHGEEAEEIVDVLRGKKLLDKEVLVSIKPNETLLCLAHLPFHLTDHDLRKFACQFGIIEKCFLMRNEMSGESKGYGLVEYTHNRDHTNTARLKIDGMEVYQCRVHCEFIQSHLTAFNDLHSKCLFINKLPADFVNEQQLDELCRYEVEVIFSKIGMKNDQPLGFAIVEFTTSEDAEMMQARLHGRPVRENRTMSATFCVPGMSGPELYNKALNAVGTGRSAGSDVKALGLIPTPNMPPPFANRNTNNMNPGIRLGMRPPPPPQVAQGLRNLFQQLQVMQQNMNQLMQGGPRPPNPAQPQPSPMGMGFLGPGPNMLPAANPMMQQAITLLAASLQSQQQQQQLMMGLNGLQMLIQQQNNMGPNRLPPAQQALLGNPIMLQTNNFLQALVSQLQRQQQASTQPPQEQHPPPVNRPNNQENRQQGPNQGPGMMPPNHQMRGPIPSSNMMQPPPAPQGPQGQRQNSQPPPQFQAQNQNALNNLQQLFMNLQKGGVGGNSGPNQMQQQPRQTQLNQQNQPRPNNIPQNQGQALLQTILSSVMNSIMNLGNKGQNQEGPRDMDHRRHSPEQRGRERERCHSERSYHNRGAPLSSMRPRHASTSRVGEIEDGAIQRLYGNNEGDHGSRQGCQDPVSQPPLQGRVGYQHLDGGHVGERRERPPERELRQGDDGQLAITINQEATTSKGQGDGFSQSYVYTTEKSAVPDGDVDQQFPSTSSSGQPPQEGQQGHFDPNYYYYFPASGQYDQHQYSGEHEETTVVQVCSMAATVYKFSTALATCVTTDMLAFVSLGCACTHLARQSCLEDMDFCVLYM
- the LOC135486735 gene encoding ribonucleoprotein PTB-binding 1-like isoform X2, with translation MSDFDVIIKTEPGMKPGDFDMGVPGPQTPPMTPPRLTEAEEMARKRAEFARKEFYKNRKILIEDVPPVTYEEVKEFMGGYKIANINISRKTRNAYVILKHGEEAEEIVDVLRGKKLLDKEVLVSIKPNETLLCLAHLPFHLTDHDLRKFACQFGIIEKCFLMRNEMSGESKGYGLVEYTHNRDHTNTARLKIDGMEVYQCRVHCEFIQSHLTAFNDLHSKCLFINKLPADFVNEQQLDELCRYEVEVIFSKIGMKNDQPLGFAIVEFTTSEDAEMMQARLHGRPVRENRTMSATFCVPGMSGPELYNKALNAVGTGRSAGSDVKALGLIPTPNMPPPFANRNTNNMNPGIRLGMRPPPPPQVAQGLRNLFQQLQVMQQNMNQLMQGGPRPPNPAQPQPSPMGMGFLGPGPNMLPAANPMMQQAITLLAASLQSQQQQQQLMMGLNGLQMLIQQQNNMGPNRLPPAQQALLGNPIMLQTNNFLQALVSQLQRQQQASTQPPQEQHPPPVNRPNNQENRQQGPNQGPGMMPPNHQMRGPIPSSNMMQPPPAPQGPQGQRQNSQPPPQFQAQNQNALNNLQQLFMNLQKGGVGGNSGPNQMQQQPRQTQLNQQNQPRPNNIPQNQGQALLQTILSSVMNSIMNLGNKGQNQEGPRDMDHRRHSPEQRGRERERCHSERSYHNRGAPLSSMRPRHASTSRVGEIEDGAIQRLYGNNEGDHGSRQGCQDPVSQPPLQGRVGYQHLDGGHVGERRERPPERELRQGDDGQLAITINQEATTSKGQGDGFSQSYVYTTEKSAVPDGDVDQQFPSTSSSGQPPQEGQQGHFDPNYYVYNDYNNYMTQLQVPHQTPSASSSSQSSPTGQGGPPSQEWVGQPQQVQQPVGARKSKTMVERSHASGSSSDTTAPVGQKGPDGVMQAVQQIVAQSLSGGMLQNQSASAAGSSTPVNPLKRPATCLVPGPEPSPEGEYVGQHSQGLGGHYSASYVKRKRLL
- the LOC135486735 gene encoding ribonucleoprotein PTB-binding 1-like isoform X1; translated protein: MSDFDVIIKTEPGMKPGDFDMGVPGPQTPPMTPPRLTEAEEMARKRAEFARKEFYKNRKILIEDVPPVTYEEVKEFMGGYKIANINISRKTRNAYVILKHGEEAEEIVDVLRGKKLLDKEVLVSIKPNETLLCLAHLPFHLTDHDLRKFACQFGIIEKCFLMRNEMSGESKGYGLVEYTHNRDHTNTARLKIDGMEVYQCRVHCEFIQSHLTAFNDLHSKCLFINKLPADFVNEQQLDELCRYEVEVIFSKIGMKNDQPLGFAIVEFTTSEDAEMMQARLHGRPVRENRTMSATFCVPGMSGPELYNKALNAVGTGRSAGSDVKALGLIPTPNMPPPFANRNTNNMNPGIRLGMRPPPPPQVAQGLRNLFQQLQVMQQNMNQLMQGGPRPPNPAQPQPSPMGMGFLGPGPNMLPAANPMMQQAITLLAASLQSQQQQQQLMMGLNGLQMLIQQQNNMGPNRLPPAQQALLGNPIMLQTNNFLQALVSQLQRQQQASTQPPQEQHPPPVNRPNNQENRQQGPNQGPGMMPPNHQMRGPIPSSNMMQPPPAPQGPQGQRQNSQPPPQFQAQNQNALNNLQQLFMNLQKGGVGGNSGPNQMQQQPRQTQLNQQNQPRPNNIPQNQGQALLQTILSSVMNSIMNLGNKGQNQEGPRDMDHRRHSPEQRGRERERCHSERSYHNRGAPLSSMRPRHASTSRVGEIEDGAIQRLYGNNEGDHGSRQGCQDPVSQPPLQGRVGYQHLDGGHVGERRERPPERELRQGDDGQLAITINQEATTSKGQGDGFSQSYVYTTEKSAVPDGDVDQQFPSTSSSGQPPQEGQQGHFDPNYYVYNDYNNYMTQLQVPHQTPSASSSSQSSPTGQGGPPSQEWVGQPQQVQQPVGARKSKTRIVFRRMVERSHASGSSSDTTAPVGQKGPDGVMQAVQQIVAQSLSGGMLQNQSASAAGSSTPVNPLKRPATCLVPGPEPSPEGEYVGQHSQGLGGHYSASYVKRKRLL